A stretch of Sphingobium yanoikuyae DNA encodes these proteins:
- a CDS encoding NAD-dependent epimerase/dehydratase family protein, with product MAKEDVVLITGASGFIGSAIIRRLAEEYTLVGLDRAGPPDPPAPAHAVDFDLSSDEAVTAGLETVRERFGNRIASVIHLAAYYDITGEPNPLYDKVTVQGTRRLIEGLKSFEVEQFVFASTMLVHRPTPRPDERINEDSPIGHSWPYPDSKLRTEAMLREIHGDIPVVFLRIAGVYDDMGHSAFLAEQIAGVYEHRMKAHLYPGMLCAAQSSIHLDDLTEAFSKLVARRGELPPELPLLVGEPDALGYDEIQDIVHQAIHQKDWTTVRIPKPVAKLGAWMQEEVLGDESFVKPWMIDAADAHYILDISRAQTLLDWSPRRSLRETLPKIVEKLKSDPVGWYKSNKLNPAVVAWEENAATKEGDSANSDGVVKASAEGEHHHHQGNQHHQHDNDNGDPLAGCDLMALMDRDEQRANWAHYATMGLGLWLATSPFVFGIADANSVPDAVQAVTAGRGLPSIEWRSTALAISDVVTGLLIVLFGGLSLSSRTAWFGQWASTFAGLWLFFAPLIFWAPSPAVYLNDMIVGTFVIAFSILVPMMPGMSMDGMMDRKVIPPGWTYSPSTAAQRLPIAVMGLLGLLISRHLTAYQFGHIDYAWEPFFMGSAADPRNGTEEIITSYVSEAWPIPDAGLGAVSYLLEILMAVMGTRDRWRTMPWMVSFLAILVVPLGVTSIYFIIIQPVLLGTWSTLALLAALAMLIMIPFMLDEVVAMFQFLRWSRRRGKPLIRTFFKGDAIDGGSEYQVDTLAQPRMLVADATRGVTVPWTLLACVGIGAFLMLTRPLLGSSGGIANYHHVIGALVITVAVIAMAEVARPLRFLILPLAAWLLAAPMKYGTAGLLESGLSIALALALAFLALPFGRRSKEHYDSWDAYIR from the coding sequence ATGGCCAAAGAAGATGTGGTGCTGATCACGGGCGCCAGCGGGTTCATCGGAAGTGCGATCATACGAAGGCTGGCCGAGGAATACACGCTGGTCGGCCTTGACCGGGCCGGCCCGCCTGATCCTCCCGCTCCGGCGCACGCGGTGGACTTCGATCTCAGTAGCGATGAAGCGGTAACGGCTGGGCTCGAGACGGTCCGTGAGCGCTTCGGCAACCGCATCGCCTCCGTCATCCATCTGGCCGCATATTATGACATCACGGGGGAGCCGAACCCGCTCTACGACAAGGTTACGGTACAGGGCACGCGCCGACTGATTGAGGGTCTGAAGAGCTTCGAGGTTGAGCAATTCGTGTTCGCCAGCACGATGCTGGTGCACCGGCCCACTCCGAGACCGGACGAGCGGATCAACGAGGATTCGCCGATTGGCCATTCCTGGCCATACCCGGATTCAAAGCTCCGCACAGAGGCGATGCTCCGGGAGATCCACGGCGACATTCCCGTCGTGTTCCTCCGCATCGCTGGCGTCTACGACGACATGGGCCACTCGGCGTTTCTAGCGGAGCAGATCGCGGGGGTCTACGAACACCGGATGAAGGCGCACCTCTATCCGGGGATGCTCTGCGCCGCGCAGTCTTCCATCCACCTCGATGACCTGACCGAGGCATTCTCAAAGCTCGTCGCGCGTCGCGGTGAGCTGCCCCCGGAGCTGCCGTTGCTCGTAGGGGAGCCAGACGCCCTTGGATATGATGAGATCCAGGACATCGTTCACCAGGCCATCCATCAGAAGGACTGGACCACGGTTCGGATCCCAAAACCGGTCGCCAAGCTTGGAGCATGGATGCAGGAGGAGGTGCTCGGCGACGAGAGCTTTGTGAAGCCCTGGATGATCGACGCGGCCGACGCTCACTACATCCTCGACATCTCCCGCGCACAGACTCTGCTGGATTGGAGCCCGCGTCGCTCCCTGCGTGAGACGCTTCCAAAGATCGTCGAGAAGCTCAAGAGCGACCCTGTCGGCTGGTACAAGAGCAATAAGCTCAACCCAGCGGTTGTAGCTTGGGAGGAAAACGCCGCTACGAAAGAGGGGGACAGTGCGAACTCTGACGGTGTGGTCAAGGCGTCAGCTGAGGGTGAGCACCACCACCACCAAGGCAACCAACACCACCAGCACGACAACGACAATGGTGATCCGCTTGCGGGCTGCGATCTCATGGCGCTCATGGACCGGGACGAGCAACGTGCGAACTGGGCGCACTATGCCACGATGGGCCTGGGTCTGTGGCTTGCCACGAGCCCATTCGTTTTTGGGATAGCGGACGCCAACTCGGTGCCCGACGCGGTCCAGGCGGTCACCGCAGGGCGGGGCCTGCCATCGATCGAGTGGCGCAGCACGGCACTCGCGATCAGTGACGTGGTTACGGGCCTGCTGATCGTGCTGTTTGGCGGTCTTTCGCTCTCAAGCAGGACGGCGTGGTTCGGACAGTGGGCGAGCACGTTCGCCGGGCTCTGGCTGTTCTTTGCGCCGCTCATCTTCTGGGCGCCGAGCCCGGCCGTCTACCTCAATGACATGATCGTCGGCACCTTCGTGATCGCCTTCTCAATCCTGGTGCCGATGATGCCGGGCATGAGCATGGACGGCATGATGGACCGAAAGGTCATCCCGCCTGGGTGGACCTATTCCCCGTCCACAGCGGCGCAGAGGCTGCCGATTGCAGTGATGGGCCTGCTGGGCCTCCTCATCTCCAGGCACCTCACGGCTTACCAGTTCGGTCACATCGATTATGCTTGGGAGCCATTCTTCATGGGATCGGCGGCTGATCCCCGGAACGGGACGGAGGAGATCATCACCTCCTACGTGTCTGAGGCTTGGCCGATACCCGACGCTGGGCTTGGCGCTGTGAGCTACCTGCTCGAGATTCTGATGGCCGTAATGGGTACACGGGACCGGTGGCGGACCATGCCCTGGATGGTGAGCTTTCTCGCAATTCTCGTTGTCCCGCTGGGCGTGACGAGTATCTACTTCATCATCATCCAGCCGGTCCTCCTTGGCACCTGGAGCACGTTGGCGCTCCTCGCCGCGCTCGCCATGCTGATCATGATCCCGTTCATGCTCGATGAGGTCGTCGCGATGTTCCAGTTCCTGAGGTGGTCGCGTCGGCGCGGGAAGCCACTCATTCGCACCTTCTTCAAGGGTGACGCGATCGACGGCGGCTCCGAATACCAGGTGGACACGCTGGCACAGCCCAGAATGCTCGTGGCCGATGCAACCAGAGGCGTGACTGTCCCTTGGACGCTGCTCGCCTGCGTCGGCATAGGGGCCTTCCTGATGCTGACGCGGCCGCTGCTTGGCAGCAGTGGCGGGATCGCGAACTATCATCATGTGATCGGGGCGCTCGTGATAACCGTCGCCGTGATCGCAATGGCCGAGGTGGCTCGGCCGCTGCGCTTTCTGATCCTGCCGCTCGCAGCTTGGCTCCTGGCGGCGCCGATGAAGTATGGAACAGCGGGCCTTCTGGAGTCGGGCCTGAGCATCGCGCTGGCGCTCGCTCTTGCTTTCCTGGCTCTTCCGTTCGGCCGACGCAGCAAAGAGCATTACGACAGCTGGGACGCTTACATTCGGTAG
- a CDS encoding ATP-grasp domain-containing protein, whose translation METNSVLADDRIGAEAAISSSSRSGLFLLICPSMRDDRELARFDQGELTVLRHEYASIELEYMVGAGEAAGHIRDPLEEVEVILASVDGQAVTGVISTDDYPGSVLACIVAERLGLPAPKPAVNLLCQHKFQARVAQRAFVPEAVPAFAQVDVTQLRALPTGLSMPAFVKPVKSFFSIGAGRVTSQDDLSSAQARWAGMTQFFRPFERILEAYTPYTVGSNLLLVEEALCGVQVTLEGYARGDHVYILGIVDSIMYPDTIAFERFEYPSSLPEPVQQRMGEITRRLMRGIGYQDGMFNIEFMYDPETQAIRIIEVNPRMASQFADLYEKVDGASSYQIVLDLASGVEPRWSRGQGSYAFAASCVLRTFEDMVVRSLPGGKTIRDVEALFPGCRIELFGQEGRPLSEEMQDGHSYRYACINLGGSDRTDVLAKLEQCRQRWGLELERL comes from the coding sequence ATGGAGACGAATAGCGTCCTTGCGGATGACAGAATCGGTGCTGAGGCGGCAATCAGCTCCTCATCCCGTTCAGGTTTGTTCCTGCTCATCTGTCCAAGCATGCGCGATGACAGGGAATTGGCGCGCTTTGATCAGGGCGAGCTGACGGTTCTCCGCCATGAATATGCGAGCATCGAGCTCGAATACATGGTGGGTGCGGGTGAGGCAGCCGGTCACATCCGAGACCCTCTTGAAGAGGTGGAGGTCATCCTCGCCAGCGTGGACGGGCAGGCGGTGACGGGTGTCATCAGCACCGACGACTATCCAGGAAGCGTCCTTGCCTGCATCGTTGCGGAACGGCTTGGATTGCCGGCTCCGAAACCAGCGGTGAATCTGCTCTGCCAGCACAAGTTTCAGGCGCGCGTCGCTCAGAGAGCCTTTGTACCCGAAGCTGTGCCGGCCTTTGCGCAGGTCGACGTCACGCAGCTACGGGCGCTACCAACTGGGCTGTCAATGCCGGCATTCGTGAAGCCGGTTAAGTCTTTTTTCTCGATTGGCGCTGGTCGAGTGACCAGCCAAGACGATCTTTCCAGCGCGCAGGCGCGATGGGCGGGAATGACTCAGTTCTTCCGGCCGTTCGAGCGGATCCTTGAGGCCTACACGCCATACACCGTCGGCTCTAACCTTCTTTTGGTAGAAGAAGCCCTGTGCGGGGTGCAGGTCACTCTGGAAGGATATGCGCGGGGGGACCACGTCTACATCCTGGGTATCGTGGACTCGATCATGTATCCAGACACGATCGCTTTCGAGCGCTTCGAATACCCCTCATCTCTACCGGAGCCAGTGCAGCAACGGATGGGCGAAATCACCCGGCGGCTGATGCGCGGCATCGGCTATCAGGATGGGATGTTCAACATCGAGTTCATGTATGATCCCGAAACCCAAGCGATCCGGATCATCGAGGTGAATCCGCGAATGGCCTCGCAATTTGCGGACCTTTACGAGAAGGTGGACGGCGCCTCCAGCTACCAGATCGTGCTGGACCTCGCGTCGGGCGTGGAGCCTCGTTGGTCTCGAGGCCAAGGATCATATGCGTTCGCGGCCAGCTGCGTGCTGCGAACATTCGAGGACATGGTGGTCAGATCCCTGCCGGGGGGAAAAACCATCAGGGATGTCGAAGCGCTATTCCCTGGCTGCAGGATAGAGTTGTTCGGCCAAGAAGGGCGCCCGCTCTCTGAGGAGATGCAGGACGGCCACAGCTACAGGTACGCTTGCATCAATCTGGGCGGCTCGGATCGGACTGACGTCCTCGCCAAGCTCGAGCAGTGCAGACAACGCTGGGGGCTCGAGCTGGAGCGGCTCTGA
- a CDS encoding recombinase family protein, translating to MGQRAAIYARVSTADQSCERQLRDLAGFAERGGYEVVEVFRETASGMKANRSARAEVMKLAQARHIDAILVTELSRWGRSTQDLLDTLNRLSGWRVSVVAMSGMTFEVDTPHGRMMATMLAGIAQFERDMLSERVRSGLAAARARGRKLGRQLGERPKSDRLAPKVLAHIAEGRSYRWIARDLGLSKNTVAGIVARARGNVSPDVTVTT from the coding sequence TTGGGACAGCGCGCCGCCATCTACGCCAGGGTTTCGACAGCCGACCAGTCGTGCGAACGGCAGCTCCGCGACCTGGCCGGCTTTGCCGAGCGTGGCGGCTATGAAGTGGTCGAGGTCTTCCGCGAAACCGCGTCGGGCATGAAGGCAAACCGTTCGGCGCGGGCTGAGGTGATGAAGCTGGCGCAGGCACGCCATATCGATGCGATCCTCGTTACCGAACTCAGTCGCTGGGGGCGTTCGACCCAGGACCTGCTCGATACACTCAACCGGCTGTCGGGCTGGCGCGTGTCGGTGGTCGCGATGAGCGGCATGACGTTCGAGGTCGATACGCCGCATGGGCGGATGATGGCGACGATGCTCGCAGGTATAGCCCAGTTTGAGCGCGACATGCTGAGCGAGCGGGTCCGCTCTGGCCTTGCTGCAGCGCGGGCACGTGGCCGCAAACTCGGCCGGCAACTGGGGGAGCGACCCAAGTCGGACCGCCTCGCGCCCAAAGTGTTGGCGCATATCGCCGAGGGGCGGAGCTATCGCTGGATCGCTCGCGACCTGGGACTCAGCAAGAACACGGTCGCCGGGATCGTGGCTCGCGCACGGGGTAACGTGAGCCCTGATGTCACGGTGACGACATGA
- a CDS encoding Tn3 family transposase, whose translation MPRRHILSARQRSALLDLPTDEAALLRHYILADDDLIHIDRRRRPENRIGFALQLCALRYPGRTLAPGELIPHTVSAFLGAQLGIAGETLAAYAVRRQTRHQHMEALRRIYGYRMFPGRGPYARAFRDWLLAEAEQARANDDLARRFIARCRETMTILPAITTIERLCADALVAAERRIEKRIAARLDPVACDGLDRLTTEMLPGAISRFIWLRRIEPGNNSAAANRLLDRLEFLRAMNLNDGILAGVPPHRVARLRRQGERYFADGLRDLGADRRRAIMAVCVIEWATATADAVIETHDRIVGRTWRDAKQLHDARVVETRGATTATLNGFTALGQSLLEADGDGASLEDAVAGGAGWERLTSLVATAKTLTDTLGDDPLAYVDQGYHRFRRYAPRMLRCLDLKAAAVARPLLDAATVIATKGAVPAADDFLRPHSKWRRQLRAKGDDDARLREVAVMFHLRDALRSGDIWLDRSHRYGDLRHVLLPMAVAHAAKLAVPSDPHVWLADRKVRLADGLARLGRAARSGTIPKGSIEDGTLRIDRLTADAPDGIEDLVLDLYRRLPPVRITDLLLEVDTALGFTDAFTHLRTGVPCGDRIGLLNVLLAEGLNLGLRKMAEASNTHDYWQLSRLARWHVESEAIDQALANVVAAQGALPMAQVWGMGRSASADGQFFPAARQGEAMNTINARYGNDPGIKAYTHVNDRFAPFASRTIPATVSEAPYLLDGLTMNEAGRRIEEQYADTGGFTDHLFGISAMLGCRLVLRIRDLPSKRLYVFDPAATPSELRPLVGGKAREALIVSNWPDLFRCAATMSAGQVAPSSILRKLASYPRQNDLASALREVGRIERTLFIIEWILDVGMQRRAQVGLNKGEAHHALKNALRIGRQGEIRDRTTEGQHYRIAGLNLLTAIIVYWNTLHLGHAVEARRREGLDTPDHLLAHISPLGWAHILLTGEYLWPKDAGA comes from the coding sequence ATGCCGAGACGCCATATCCTCAGCGCCCGACAGCGTTCGGCCCTACTCGACCTACCGACTGACGAAGCGGCGCTGCTGCGCCATTATATTCTGGCAGACGATGACCTGATTCATATCGACCGGCGTCGCCGACCGGAGAACCGCATCGGGTTCGCCCTGCAGTTGTGCGCGCTGCGATATCCAGGCCGGACCCTTGCTCCCGGCGAACTGATCCCCCACACTGTATCTGCCTTTCTAGGCGCCCAGCTTGGCATCGCTGGCGAGACGCTCGCGGCCTATGCCGTTCGACGCCAAACCCGCCACCAGCACATGGAGGCGCTGCGCCGTATCTACGGATACAGAATGTTCCCCGGACGGGGACCGTATGCCAGGGCTTTCCGCGATTGGCTTCTCGCCGAAGCCGAGCAGGCACGCGCAAACGACGACCTTGCCCGGCGCTTCATTGCCCGCTGCCGTGAAACCATGACCATCCTGCCGGCGATCACGACAATCGAGCGTTTGTGCGCGGACGCGCTCGTCGCCGCCGAACGTCGGATCGAGAAGCGGATCGCGGCCCGTCTCGATCCCGTCGCCTGTGATGGGCTCGACCGACTGACTACCGAGATGCTGCCGGGGGCGATCAGCCGCTTCATCTGGCTGCGCCGGATTGAGCCGGGCAACAACTCCGCCGCGGCGAACCGGCTGCTCGACCGGCTCGAGTTCCTGCGCGCGATGAACCTCAATGATGGTATACTTGCCGGTGTTCCACCGCATCGCGTCGCCCGGCTACGCCGGCAGGGCGAGCGCTACTTCGCCGATGGCCTGCGCGACCTCGGCGCCGATCGGCGCCGCGCTATCATGGCGGTCTGCGTCATTGAATGGGCCACGGCGACTGCGGATGCGGTGATCGAAACACATGACCGGATCGTTGGCCGCACCTGGCGCGACGCGAAGCAACTGCATGACGCGCGGGTCGTAGAAACCAGAGGCGCTACCACTGCGACTTTGAACGGCTTCACTGCACTCGGTCAATCATTGCTCGAAGCGGATGGCGACGGCGCGTCGCTGGAAGATGCGGTCGCGGGCGGGGCGGGATGGGAACGGCTCACCAGCCTCGTCGCTACGGCCAAGACGTTGACGGACACCTTGGGCGATGATCCGCTGGCCTATGTTGATCAGGGGTATCACCGCTTCCGTCGGTATGCCCCGCGCATGCTGCGATGCCTCGACCTCAAAGCTGCGGCGGTTGCACGGCCTTTGCTGGACGCGGCTACCGTCATCGCTACCAAGGGCGCAGTTCCGGCGGCCGACGATTTCTTGCGCCCGCATTCCAAATGGCGGCGACAGTTGCGGGCGAAGGGCGATGATGATGCCCGCCTCCGGGAAGTCGCGGTCATGTTTCACCTGCGCGACGCGCTGCGCTCGGGCGACATATGGCTCGACCGCTCGCATCGATATGGTGACCTGCGCCACGTCCTCTTGCCGATGGCGGTCGCGCATGCCGCGAAGCTGGCGGTCCCGTCCGACCCGCATGTCTGGCTGGCTGACCGCAAAGTGCGTCTCGCTGATGGCCTTGCCCGGCTCGGTCGCGCCGCGCGCAGCGGTACAATTCCGAAAGGCAGCATCGAGGACGGCACGCTGCGCATTGATCGGCTCACCGCTGACGCGCCGGATGGGATCGAGGATCTGGTGCTTGATCTGTATCGCCGGCTGCCGCCCGTCCGCATCACCGATCTGCTGCTCGAAGTCGATACCGCGCTGGGTTTCACTGATGCCTTCACGCATCTGCGCACCGGCGTGCCATGCGGCGACCGAATCGGCCTGCTCAACGTCCTGCTTGCCGAGGGCCTGAATTTGGGTCTGCGTAAGATGGCAGAGGCTTCCAACACTCACGACTATTGGCAACTCTCCCGTCTCGCTCGCTGGCACGTCGAAAGCGAGGCGATCGACCAGGCGCTGGCCAACGTGGTCGCGGCGCAAGGGGCGCTGCCGATGGCCCAGGTCTGGGGTATGGGCAGATCCGCATCGGCCGATGGCCAGTTCTTCCCCGCCGCACGGCAGGGCGAAGCGATGAATACGATCAACGCCCGCTACGGCAACGATCCCGGCATCAAGGCCTATACCCACGTCAACGACCGCTTCGCGCCGTTTGCATCGCGGACCATTCCAGCCACGGTCAGCGAAGCACCTTATCTACTCGACGGGCTGACGATGAATGAGGCAGGGCGACGGATCGAAGAGCAGTACGCCGACACTGGCGGGTTCACCGATCATCTGTTCGGGATCAGCGCGATGCTCGGCTGCCGCCTTGTACTGCGCATCCGCGACCTCCCATCCAAACGACTGTACGTGTTCGACCCTGCCGCGACGCCGAGCGAATTGCGCCCGCTGGTGGGCGGCAAGGCGCGTGAGGCGCTGATCGTTTCCAACTGGCCCGATCTGTTCCGCTGCGCCGCCACCATGAGCGCTGGACAGGTCGCGCCGAGCAGCATCTTGCGCAAGCTCGCCTCCTATCCGCGCCAGAACGATCTTGCCTCCGCGCTGCGCGAGGTGGGCCGGATCGAGCGGACGCTGTTCATCATCGAATGGATACTCGACGTCGGCATGCAGCGCCGTGCACAGGTCGGCCTCAACAAAGGCGAGGCACATCATGCGCTGAAAAATGCCCTGCGCATCGGCCGTCAGGGCGAAATCCGCGACCGCACGACGGAGGGTCAGCATTACCGGATCGCCGGCCTCAACCTGCTCACCGCCATCATCGTCTACTGGAACACCCTGCACCTTGGCCATGCCGTTGAGGCCCGGCGCCGCGAAGGGCTCGATACCCCCGACCATCTTCTCGCCCATATTTCGCCGCTCGGATGGGCACACATCCTCCTCACTGGCGAGTACCTTTGGCCCAAGGACGCCGGCGCTTAG
- a CDS encoding copper-binding protein translates to MNYGRLTFALGLAALTVACGKKAEPPVAVETNKAEPATAMSGNMANMAMEPSAATAIKVKGHGTVTAIDKSAGTITLDHGAIPEAKWPAMTMAFKAAPAITDAVKVGDKVDFDLMLTGNAGEVTAIQKQP, encoded by the coding sequence ATGAACTACGGACGACTGACCTTTGCCCTCGGCCTCGCGGCACTGACCGTCGCTTGCGGGAAAAAAGCCGAACCGCCCGTTGCGGTCGAGACCAACAAGGCAGAACCCGCCACCGCTATGAGCGGCAACATGGCAAATATGGCGATGGAGCCGTCGGCTGCCACTGCAATCAAGGTGAAGGGACACGGCACGGTCACCGCGATCGACAAGTCTGCGGGCACGATCACACTCGATCATGGCGCCATCCCCGAAGCCAAATGGCCGGCAATGACAATGGCGTTCAAGGCTGCCCCGGCGATCACAGATGCAGTGAAGGTTGGCGATAAGGTCGATTTTGACCTTATGTTGACGGGCAACGCCGGCGAGGTAACGGCGATCCAAAAGCAGCCGTAA
- a CDS encoding YgjV family protein, with amino-acid sequence MIATAFGCVALLCVISWPFFDDYRTAVKIQSAGAAAFALYFVMLGSPTAAIACLISCSQLAFPRQCVIAMW; translated from the coding sequence ATGATTGCCACCGCGTTCGGCTGCGTCGCGCTTTTGTGCGTCATTAGCTGGCCGTTTTTCGACGACTATCGAACCGCGGTGAAAATCCAGAGCGCGGGTGCTGCCGCCTTCGCGCTCTATTTTGTGATGCTCGGCTCACCCACTGCGGCGATAGCGTGCCTCATTTCATGTTCGCAGCTCGCATTTCCGCGTCAGTGCGTGATCGCTATGTGGTGA
- a CDS encoding YgjV family protein, which produces MFAARISASVRDRYVVTRLYGASLILMAFLSVVTWHGLPSALAFTGSSLGSFARLQTSTTRMKGLFLVGAPFWLVHNMMVGALFALGTDLVSLVSNLANLMKFVVRNRNPLLSISVWNTLISTFIPAPTRLKRTG; this is translated from the coding sequence ATGTTCGCAGCTCGCATTTCCGCGTCAGTGCGTGATCGCTATGTGGTGACGAGGCTTTACGGCGCTAGTCTGATTTTGATGGCTTTTCTGTCGGTTGTGACCTGGCACGGTCTCCCCTCAGCTCTGGCGTTCACGGGCAGTTCGTTGGGCAGCTTCGCACGGCTCCAAACCTCGACTACGCGGATGAAAGGCCTTTTTCTCGTAGGGGCCCCATTCTGGCTCGTCCACAATATGATGGTCGGAGCTTTGTTCGCCTTGGGCACTGATTTGGTATCCTTGGTCTCGAACCTCGCGAACCTGATGAAGTTCGTTGTCCGGAATCGAAATCCTTTGTTGTCGATCTCTGTTTGGAATACGCTGATCAGCACATTCATCCCGGCACCAACGCGTTTGAAGCGGACCGGATGA
- a CDS encoding heavy metal-responsive transcriptional regulator — MGNFKIGELAAAAGVGRDTIRYYERMGLLREPARTAAGYRLYDATDLERVNFIRSAQELGFTLEQARQLLALRASDTAHAQAVLDITLAKIADAEARLERLSDIRDMLRMLADECPGEVPVSDCPILAFLTARRKDQQHNKKHQAAQDERSSLAKGLLS; from the coding sequence ATGGGCAATTTCAAGATCGGCGAACTGGCCGCCGCTGCGGGCGTGGGCCGCGACACGATCCGCTATTATGAGCGGATGGGTTTGCTGCGCGAACCCGCGCGCACGGCAGCGGGCTACAGGCTCTACGACGCGACCGACCTCGAGCGCGTCAATTTCATCCGCTCGGCGCAGGAGCTTGGTTTCACACTCGAACAGGCCCGGCAGCTGCTGGCGCTCAGGGCGTCGGACACCGCGCATGCCCAGGCCGTGCTCGATATCACGCTTGCCAAGATCGCGGACGCCGAAGCCCGGCTCGAGCGCCTGTCGGATATCCGCGACATGCTGCGGATGCTCGCCGACGAATGCCCGGGCGAAGTGCCCGTCTCCGATTGCCCGATCCTCGCCTTCCTGACGGCGCGGCGGAAAGACCAACAGCATAACAAGAAACATCAGGCAGCGCAGGACGAACGATCATCACTAGCGAAAGGGCTTTTGTCATGA